From the Paenibacillus sp. MMS20-IR301 genome, the window GCAGGTACTGCCTGCACTTGGCCTGAAGCTCATTTGCGGTCAATTGCTCCAGCATCCGTCCGTTATGAATTATTCCGTAATCCGTTGCGAGCAAATGCAGCTCACTCAGAATGTGGCTGGACATAAGGATGCTGATGTTCCTTTCCCGGTGCAGGCGAAGGAGTAATTCCCTTAATTCAACAACTCCCACAGGATCGAGTCCATTGGTAGGCTCGTCAAGAATGAGCAGCTCCGGGTTGCCGAGCAGCGCGACCGCCAGACCCAGCCGCTGCTTCATACCCAGAGAGAAGTTACCGGCTGTTTTATTGCCGGCCTCCGCCAGCCCTACCAGCGACAGGGTTTGGCGGATCCTCGTCTTGTCGCGGATTCCCTGCTGCAGCCGGAATACCTCCAGGTTCTCTGCTGCTGACATATGAGGGAAAAGGGCCGGAGTCTCAATCGTTGTGCCGATCCTTTTCCGTGCCTGAACAAGCTTGGCACCTTCTCCTGCTCCGAATAATTCGATCCGGCCTGAGCTTGGTCTGGATAGCCCAGCCGCTATGCGCATAAATGTTGATTTTCCGGCACCGTTCTGGCCGATGAAGCCGTAGATGCTGCCCCTGCGTATGGACAGGTCGACCACCTCCAGTGCGGGATGTTTCTTGTAATATTTGGATAACTGGTGTGCCTGAAGCACATATTCGCTCATGCCTTGTCCCACCTCACTATTATTGTATGTATTGACTCGTCCGCCGGCTGTCTCTTATTATAGCGGGCTGTTATGAACATTCACTCCGTCTAAGATAAACAGGCTATAAAGGGTTCATTAACATTTGATAAACATTCCGCAAAAAATGACCAGTCCCCCGGCTGAAATGACGAGCAGCGGCCCGTTGTTTGCCTTAAAATGATAGTAGAGCGGCAACTCTCATAATTTTCGGGGTAAATGCTTTATTCTGCGTATGGGAAACAAGAAAGCCGGCTTGTACAATGACTCTAATCATTGTAAACGCTTGCGTTACACCCAAGGAGGAAACTATGCAATCACTAGATAAGCTGAATCCCGTGATTTCCGGGTATTATCCTGATCCGAGCGTGGTCCGCGTAGAGGAGGATTATTATTTAGTCAACAGCTCGTTTGAGTACTTTCCGGGCGTGCCGATCTTTCACAGCAGGGACCTGTTACACTGGACACCGCTCGGGCATGTGCTGACCCGGCAATCGCAGGCTGATCTGCGGACAAGCAGCAGCTCTGACGGCATTTAT encodes:
- a CDS encoding ATP-binding cassette domain-containing protein, with product MSEYVLQAHQLSKYYKKHPALEVVDLSIRRGSIYGFIGQNGAGKSTFMRIAAGLSRPSSGRIELFGAGEGAKLVQARKRIGTTIETPALFPHMSAAENLEVFRLQQGIRDKTRIRQTLSLVGLAEAGNKTAGNFSLGMKQRLGLAVALLGNPELLILDEPTNGLDPVGVVELRELLLRLHRERNISILMSSHILSELHLLATDYGIIHNGRMLEQLTANELQAKCRQYLHIKVDSPETAVGIIQGEYGSSECVLDANGIIRLYEPFGRPGELSAKLFAAGLEVQQFMPEGDKLERYYTKLIGGADNGKSVAV